The genomic DNA TGGCCGAGCTTTACCGGCGGCGGGAGCAGGAAAGGAAAGAGCGGGATGCCGAAAAGCGAAAGTAGCATCGTCCTCGCGTCCGCATCTCCGCGGCGCTCGGAACTTCTTGAGTCTGCCGGGATCAACTTCATTGTCGTGCCCGGAGATATAGACGAGGCACCGCTTCCCGGCGAACTTCCGGCAGACCACGTTCAGCGGCTCTCACGGGAGAAGGCGTGCGAGGTGGCCGGCCGAAGTCCCGGGCGATTCTTCATCGGCGCAGACACCGTCGTCGTATGCGAAGGCGAGATCATGGGGAAGCCGAAGGATGAGGCGGACGCCTTCCGGATGCTCCGAAAACTGTCGGGCATTTCCCACGAGGTGATCACCGGGTATACCGTCTTCGACAGTGAGAAGAACACCTGCGTCACCGATTCAGTATCTACCAGAGTCTATTTCAAGCAACTGAGCGAAACGGAGATAGGGGCATACATAGCTACCGGGTGCCCTTTCGACAAGGCGGGAGCCTACGCCATCCAGGGGGGCGCGGCCTACATGGTCCGGAAGATCGACGGCTCGTACAGCAATGTGGTGGGGCTGCCGCTTTGCGAGGTGGTGGAGACGCTGCAACGTGTTGGGGCAACCGGCTGAGAACCTCTCCTGCTGCTGTTCCGCAGCCCGAACCGCCTATATCGTTTCAAAAAGATGTAATTCGGCGACCCCACGGTCGCCGTTTTTTATCTCGTTTATCCAATATTTCCTTGCTGTAGAAATATATATCCGATAATATTTCTGCAGCAAGAAGGAGGGAGCTATGCCTCAGGCCCGCCGCAAACCAGGAGCCGAAGCTCTCGGCAAGGCTGCCGTACTGTCGAAAGCACTCGTCAGGGCCGCAGCGCAACTGGATCTTCCCCAGGCAAAACTCGCACGCATTCTCGGAGTGAGCGCCGCCACCATGTCCCGCATCTATTCCGGCTCCTACTCTCTTTCGCCGGAGAAGAAGGAATGGGAATTCGCGGTCTTGCTGGTCCGGTTGTTCCGGTCCCTCGATGCGATAGTCGGTGGGATGACGGAGGATGCACGTCTTTGGTTGACGAGCGAGAACCGGGCGCTGGCGGATCAGAAGCCGCTGGACCTGATCACCACCACGGAGGGGCTGGTTCGTGTCGTCAACTACCTGGACGCCAGACGCGCTGTCGTCTAACAGCCGTCGTCTCACGGACATCGTGTGGCGGATGGTGGAGGCGCAGCACGTTGCATCTACGATGAAGCTTGTCGATACACTTGCGGAGCAGGATCTACTGGAGGAAATCCTCGAGGAGAGCAAGCCGCCGGTGCCGGCGGAGGTCCGTGACCTCGACTACCTGCTGGCCGCTCCTTTCCGTTACGTGCCGGTCCCTCCCGGGTCACGGTTCCGGGCTACATCCGATCCCGGAGTGTTTTATGCGGCGGAATCCGTAAGAACTGCTTCGGCAGAGGTTGCCTTCTGGCGCTGGAGGTTCCTTCAGGAAACAGCGGGGCTGGAGCGCCTCGGACCGGCACAGCATACCGCTTTCAGTGTCAGGCTCGACGGTAAGGGCATTGACTTGAGGGCGTCCCCTTTCGACGCTGATTCGGCTAGGTGGACAGACCCTCACGATTATACCGCGACCCAGCAATTCGCACGTACCGCAAGGGATGCGGGGGTAGAGGCAATAAAGTACGAATCGGTGAGAGATCCTTCTCCCTCCTGGTGCATTGCCGTGCTTACACCGAACGCCTTCGCCGCAAAGCGCCCCGAACCGGATACCCAGACATGGCAGCTGGTGGTAACGCGCGATGAAGCGATCTGGAGGAGGGGGGCGACCCAAACGTGTTCTTTTCCGACTTCACGCTGGTCCTCCTTTGGTGGTCATGAGAAAACTGGACCAGCGTGAACCCGGCTCAGCGGCTTCCTCCGGGCCTCCTGCCTCCGGAGGCGCCGGGCGCAGAGGGATCGCGTGTTTTCGTCACTCTGCGCCTTTATATGATGATATGCCTCGTGACCAGTTCCTACACCCGGGCAGAGAGCCGCTGACCGCATAGCAGGTCCAGCGCCGTCACACCGGCGACAGCTGCGGCAGCGACCACGGGTGCTTTCGAGCCGCTTTTGGCGGCGGAGGTCCCCAGGGTCGCCAGGTCGAGCAGGTCTCCCCCAACCCGCGCCCACAGCCACGGTGCCTGTCTCTGCTGGGTGAGAATCCCTATTCCCGTCGCTATCTCCCGCAGACCGTACGTCCGCAGAAGCCCCTCACGTTTCTCCATTCGTAATGCCTTGCCTATCTTCCCCGATGCCATGATTTCCGCAACCCCGAGGCCGATGCTGAACCACCCGAGGGCGGTGGCGATTTTTCTGTAGTTCATACATCTCTCCTTTCTCGTTGCATGGACTACTACAAGTATAGCAAAGGGGAGAGAGCAGCCTCTGCTGCACCGGGCAAAAACTTGAGACTTCCGGGGGGAGATATTTACGGGGCTCCAACGTGCTGAGCTGGAAAATCAGGGGAGGGTGGTATGAAGGCCATGCACCCATGGTGATGGAAAGAACTTCAGTGCGGAAGGAGGAGGGGAGAGCTTCCTGCCTGCAGCGGGATGCTAGGCCGGACGCGATGGCAGGAGCACCTTCTGTTCCAGCAGGGTCGCCAGCATTTCCACCCGGGGCATCTCTATTCCGCGCTCACGTCCATACGCGAGGGGGGTTCGCAGAATCGAGGCTATCTCCAACTGTCGCCCCTCCTCCACGTCGATCTGCATGGAGGGTTTGTACTCCCCCATCCTGTCGGTGAATTCAAGCATGCTCTCCGCATATCCGGCAGAGATCGGCCTGGTAAGCCCCTGTGCATTGGCGCCTGTTATCACCTCCAGCATGATATCCCGCACGAGGCTCCGGCATGCATCCTGAGCGAGAAGCATGTCGACCGTCTGCTGCAGGAGGGCGCAGAGCCCGTTGAAGGGGATGTTCCAGACGAGTTTCTCCCAGCGGCTCCGCTTCAGGTCATCCGTCGCCCGGCAGTCTACCCCAGCCTTCACGAACATCGCTACCAGCCGATTCACCCGTTCCCGGTCCATGTTCAGGTACTCCCCCAGGACAATCCTTCCTGCTCCCAGGTGATGCACCTCTCCCGGCTCCCCACGGTTGGAGCAGAGAAACGCCACGCCGCCGACGATCCGTTCCCTGCCGAACAGCTCCGCCAGCGCCTCTTCGTTTCCGAGCCCGTTCTGCAGGGTCAGTATGAGGGTCGACTCGCCGACCAGGGGCGGTATCAGCTCGGCATACCTGTCGTTGGCAAAGGTCTTGAGCCCTACGAGCACAAGGTCGACGGGGCCTATCTCCTGGGGCTTCCGGTATCCCTGCACGTGGGGCAGGGCGAAGTCGCCGTCGATCGAGAAGACTTTCAGACCCTGCCGGGTGATGGCGTCGTAATCCCGCCGCAGCAGAAAATGGACATCCTCGCCGCTTTTTTGCAACAGCGCCCCGTAATAGAGCCCCAAGGCACCGGCTCCGACTACCGCTATACGCATGTATCACCTTCTTGACGGGTGTTGAAAGACAGTCATCTCGTTTATTGCCTTGCGCTCTGGCGATGTCTCTAAACTATAGACGTTAGTAAACTTCGTTGAAAAACTGAGGTTGTTCAAAAACAGCCAGATCGTCGCACCCGCAGAAAGCCCCACGGAGGCGTAGCTGCGCTACGCCGCACACGGCGGCTTTTGAGGACGGCGGCGAGATGGCTGTTTTTCAACAACCTTCTAAAGGCCCTTAACGCAGATGGCGTACTTGAGGTACCGCCCCTCGGGGAATGTGACCGGGTAGGGGAAGTCCGCCGGCTGCCCATGGAGGGCGATGACCCGCAGGTGGCTTCCTGCCTGCAGTGCTCCGCGCCGTATCTCCTTCAGGTAGTCCGCGACATCTACCTTCTGGTGGTTGGAGGAGGCGATAATCAACCCGCCGTCCTCCAGGAGCGGCAGGGCTGCGGCCACCACTTCCGAGGTTCCCCCCTTGGTGGTGAAGCGGCTTTTGCCTGTTGTGGAAAAGGATGGGGGGTCGAGCAGGATGATGTCGTAACGTTTCCCCTGGCGGCCCATTTCCACCAGTGCAGCCAGGCAGTCCCCGACGATGAACTCATGTCGTTTCGGATTCAGCCGGTTCGCGCTGAAGTTAGCTCTCGCCCTGTCGGTGTAGGCCGGGGATGCGTCGACGCTTGTCACGAGAGTCGCGCCGCCGGCTGCTGCGGCCACCGAAAAGGCGCCGGTGTAGGCAAAGAGGTTGAGGACCCGCTTTCCCGCTACCCTCTGCATCAGGTCTCGACGGTTGGCGCGCTGGTCGAGGAACAGCCCCGTGTTGAGCCCTTGCTCCAGGCTGACGAGAAAATCGAGACCGTTTTCCCTGACCGTCAGCCGGTCGGGTGCGGCAATGCCGGCCAGCAGCTTGCCGTAGCGCTTGCTCTCGCTTACGGCCTCCAGCTCGCGTGTCTTCTGTGGCCGGGATTTTTCGTAGATGCCGAAAGGCTGCAGCATCTCCTGCAGCACCTGAGTCACCAGCGGCAGGTGAGGGCGCCACGCCGCGGTGTAGAGCTGGACCATGAGATACTCCCCATAGCGGTCCACGGTGAGGCCGGGGAGGCCGTCACCCTCCGCGTTCACCAGGCGGTAGGCAGTGGTCTCTCCGAGGATGGCATGCTCATCGCGCAGCCGGAACGCCGACGCCAGCCGCTGCTGCACCAGGCGCCGGTCGAGACGAAGCCGCTCGCGCCCCAGCACCCGCGCCACGATCCGCTCTCCCGGGTCGAGAAGGGCTGTGGCAAGGAAGCGGCCCTGGTTGTCCGTGAGCTCTATAAGCTGTCCGGGGCGGCCGGAGGGCCATTTTTTCGTATGGCTGTCGGCTATGATCCAGGGATGCCCCAACTCCAGCATTTGTACGGTTTCAGGGCCGACGGGCCATCCAGCATTAGACATCTGTGCGCCTTCTCGGGAAGTTCCTCGGGGGGAGTTGTGAAAGGTTTAGCGGGCCGCAACGAAGCGGGCGCGGCTGCACGCAAGGCCTGACGCCTGCGGTGCGTTCATCATTGGCTAGTCGTCGAACATCGAGTACTCGATATCCATGACTTGCCAGGTTTCATCCTGATATTTCAGTGTCCAGATCGTGTCAGCCCCCCCGCGGGACCCTTCGATTATCCCCGCGTCGTAAAGAGCATACACCTCCATGGTCAGCGTGTTGTCGGCGGACAACGGAGAGACTGCGAAGGTAATCGTATAGGGGGGCCAGTCTTTCTGGTCGTCACTGCCGGTGGCTCGCTCATACTCGCTCCAGGGCACTTCCGAAAGGCCGTCATCCTGGTAGCGCCAGGCACGGCCGTTGTTTGCGAGTATTGAACCCGGCTCCGAGCTCGCAAAACCATCCCTCCGGATGATGATAAGGGCAAGTTCTTCAGGTGCAGGCGGAATGGGTTTCGCAACGGTCACTGATCTCTCCCCTCATCATCTGCCGATGAAAGAATACCGCGAACCTCGGCATCTTCCGGGTTCTGCTCGAGTGCGATCCTGAGGTGTTCAAGCCCTTCCTCCCGCCGCCCCATCTGCAGGCAGGCAAGTCCGA from Geobacter sp. DSM 9736 includes the following:
- a CDS encoding RES family NAD+ phosphorylase; the encoded protein is MSSTTWTPDALSSNSRRLTDIVWRMVEAQHVASTMKLVDTLAEQDLLEEILEESKPPVPAEVRDLDYLLAAPFRYVPVPPGSRFRATSDPGVFYAAESVRTASAEVAFWRWRFLQETAGLERLGPAQHTAFSVRLDGKGIDLRASPFDADSARWTDPHDYTATQQFARTARDAGVEAIKYESVRDPSPSWCIAVLTPNAFAAKRPEPDTQTWQLVVTRDEAIWRRGATQTCSFPTSRWSSFGGHEKTGPA
- a CDS encoding putative 2-dehydropantoate 2-reductase; this translates as MRIAVVGAGALGLYYGALLQKSGEDVHFLLRRDYDAITRQGLKVFSIDGDFALPHVQGYRKPQEIGPVDLVLVGLKTFANDRYAELIPPLVGESTLILTLQNGLGNEEALAELFGRERIVGGVAFLCSNRGEPGEVHHLGAGRIVLGEYLNMDRERVNRLVAMFVKAGVDCRATDDLKRSRWEKLVWNIPFNGLCALLQQTVDMLLAQDACRSLVRDIMLEVITGANAQGLTRPISAGYAESMLEFTDRMGEYKPSMQIDVEEGRQLEIASILRTPLAYGRERGIEMPRVEMLATLLEQKVLLPSRPA
- a CDS encoding Maf family nucleotide pyrophosphatase, with the protein product MPKSESSIVLASASPRRSELLESAGINFIVVPGDIDEAPLPGELPADHVQRLSREKACEVAGRSPGRFFIGADTVVVCEGEIMGKPKDEADAFRMLRKLSGISHEVITGYTVFDSEKNTCVTDSVSTRVYFKQLSETEIGAYIATGCPFDKAGAYAIQGGAAYMVRKIDGSYSNVVGLPLCEVVETLQRVGATG
- a CDS encoding antitoxin Xre/MbcA/ParS toxin-binding domain-containing protein; translated protein: MPQARRKPGAEALGKAAVLSKALVRAAAQLDLPQAKLARILGVSAATMSRIYSGSYSLSPEKKEWEFAVLLVRLFRSLDAIVGGMTEDARLWLTSENRALADQKPLDLITTTEGLVRVVNYLDARRAVV
- a CDS encoding class I SAM-dependent rRNA methyltransferase; amino-acid sequence: MSNAGWPVGPETVQMLELGHPWIIADSHTKKWPSGRPGQLIELTDNQGRFLATALLDPGERIVARVLGRERLRLDRRLVQQRLASAFRLRDEHAILGETTAYRLVNAEGDGLPGLTVDRYGEYLMVQLYTAAWRPHLPLVTQVLQEMLQPFGIYEKSRPQKTRELEAVSESKRYGKLLAGIAAPDRLTVRENGLDFLVSLEQGLNTGLFLDQRANRRDLMQRVAGKRVLNLFAYTGAFSVAAAAGGATLVTSVDASPAYTDRARANFSANRLNPKRHEFIVGDCLAALVEMGRQGKRYDIILLDPPSFSTTGKSRFTTKGGTSEVVAAALPLLEDGGLIIASSNHQKVDVADYLKEIRRGALQAGSHLRVIALHGQPADFPYPVTFPEGRYLKYAICVKGL